The Salmo trutta chromosome 22, fSalTru1.1, whole genome shotgun sequence genome contains the following window.
accgaaaggttgcagacAGACATAGCGTGCACAGCAATGCACATAACGACACACATACTGAGAAACAACATCCATGAATGCATCGCTTGTACATATTTTGGCTAACTTTTTAAACATGTGGTTCTGTGTACAAAATCGAATAAGATTTCATGGCTCAGTTTACAAAACAACTCCCTTCATTCAGTCCAGCGTCCCACATGGTTCTTGACTTGATTTATTTTGtgaatgatttgatttctctctagagaaatgGTGCGTTGGGCTCACAAAAAAACCccgaactaaatggaattcaagtacTTGAACCGatgtcggtcaattagttgtttaataactgaaaaaaattaaatgttggttaatcgctcagcacttgTTTCATTTCCAGGGTTTTATACTATAGCAGTGTTGTATATTTACGTACAGGGTTGAGATgtggtctttgtgcttgtctaTCCCAACAGATGGTAGAGAGACTACAGACAGACTTGACagatgtgaggacagacattagGAATGTGAGAGTGAGAGTGGACAGGTGAGTGTTTTATTTAGTTATTTAAcgtatatttaactaggcaagtcaattaagaacaaattcttattttacaatgacgtcgtgggccaattgtacaccaccctgtgggactcccgatcacagccggttgtgatatatcccgggatcgaaccagggactgtagtgatgcctttagcactgagatgcagtgccttagattgctCCACCACTCGGGAGCCAGCCCCATTCAGAAACTACCCCTAGCTCCTTACCCATGCTCCCTAGGCAGATTTGAAAGGATTTAAGACATTGGTTAATAGGAAAAGTATAAGACAATCTAACATCCCAAactagccagcagcataccaccctgcatcccactgctggcttgcttctgaagctaagtagggttggtcctggtcagtccctggatgggagaccagatgctgctggaagtggtgttggaagtGGTGTTCTCGGTCAACTTAccttgtaaaataaataaaactgttAGATTTGGGGGGGAGGATAAAACATCTGTTTCTCACTAAATAGACAAAGTTatattgtaaactcagcaaaaaaaagaaacgtccccttttcaggaccatgtctttcaaagataattcgtaaaaatccaaataacttcacagattgtcattgtaaagggtttaaacactgtttcccatgcttgtgcaatgaaccataaacaattaatgaacatacatctatggaatggtcgttaagacactaacagcttacagacggtacgcaattaagatcacagttatgaaaacttaggacactaaagaggcctttctactgactctgaaaaacatcaaaagaaagatgcccagggtccctgctcatctgcctgaacgtgcctttggcatgctgcaaggaggcatgaggactgcagatgtggccagggcaataaattgcaatgtccttactgtgagacgcctaagacagcgctacagggagacaggacggacagctcttcgtccttgcagtggcaagacacgtgtaacaacacctgtacaggatcggtacatcgaacatcacacctgcgggacaggtacaggatggcaacaacaactgcccgagttacaccaggaatgcacaatccctccatcagtgctcagactgtccgcaataggctgagaaaggctgggcttgtaggcctgttgtaaggcaggtcctcaccagacatgacCGGCAAACAACGTCCCCTTAGgggtacaaacccaccgtcgctggaccagacaggactggcaaaaagtgctcttcactgacgagtcgcggttttgtctcaccaggggtgatggtcggattcgtgtttatcatagaaggaatgagcgttacaccgaggcctgtactctggagcgggatcgatttggaggtggagggtccatcatggtctgggacggtgtatcacagcatcatcggactgagcttgttgtcattgcaggcaatctcaacgctgtgcgttacagggaagacatcctccttcctcatgtggtacccttcctgcaggctcatcctgacatgaccctccagcatgacaatgccaccagccatactgcttgttctgtgcgtgatttcctgcaagacaggaatgtcagtgctctgccatggccagcgaagagcccggatctcaatcccattgagcacgtctgggacctgttggatcggcgggtgagggctagggccattccctccagaaatgtccgggaacttgaaggtgccttggtggaagagtggggtaacatctcacagctaagaactggcaaatctgatgcactgcagtacttgatgcagctggtggccacaccagatactgactgttacttttgattttgacccctcctttgttcagggacacattattcagtttatgttagtcacatgtctgtgtaacttgttcagtttatgtctcagttgttgaatcttgttatgttcgtagaaatatttacatgttaaatttgctgaaaataaacgcagttgacagtgagaggatgtttctttttttgctgagtttattttaatTGATTCTATTCTATTGTAGTGTGGATCCTTTGGATTGGAAACGTCGTTTGAGCCAGCAGACAGCCGGCTTCTCCAGTCAGGTAGACGACCTCAAGGAGCAACACACACACGTCAGGGCGAGAGTCGCTGCCCTGGAGGACCAGACAGCCACGGTAATGTACACACCCACAAACAGGTACACAAACCCGGTCAAATTTGTAGCACTGAACTTATCCAGAGCCATGTATGTGTGCTGAATAACTGAAAtatgaatggcaccctattgaagtccaaaatggcactctattccctacatagtgccctggtcaaaagcactgCACTTATAGGGAATGGGTGCCATTTTTGGACTCAGACAACGTGAATGATGAGCCTTCCTAACGTAATGGATTTGGTGTCTGTTGTGTAGCTGCAGCAACAGGTCTACTCTGTCCAGAACCAGCCTCCCCCAGAGCCCAGCCCCACCAAAGCCAACGCACACCTGACCACCGAGCTCAAAGAGGCCATGGCCAAATGGCTGCATGAGAATGTGCCCCAGAATGAGCCACGGATCGTGAAAGAGATTGTGAAGGACTGCAGTCCTCCGTTGGCCGACAGGATGCCGGACTTTGCCTTAGAGTCCCAAGGTGCCAGCGTTGTGAGCACGCGGTGTTCCGAGACGTACCGCACCCGCTCGGCATGTGTGACCTTCCTGGGTATACCTCTCTGGTACCCCTCCGAGAGCCCCCGCACCGTTATCCAGGTACCTCCTTTCTAGCTCTTTTTATATTCTTTCTTTGTTGTTTGTTGCCACCGTGTCAGTAGGAATCTccactctccttttctctctgtctccgttCTTTTTTGCATTTTACAATCTATCTAAACGTGAACCTCACCTGTCCCGCCCCTCAGGGCCAGCCTGTGCAGGCTGGGAAGTGTTGGGCGTTCCACGGTGCGCAGGGCACCTTAGTCATCGCCCTGTCTCATCCCGCTCGCATCACCCACGTCACCCTGGAACACCTGCCTGTATCCTCCGCCCCCACCGGACGCATCAACAGCGCCCCCAAGGCCTTCTCTGTCTACGTGAGTGACCTCTAACACCTGACCTAACTGTGATaccgtgacccccccccccccatgtagaATCTTCTGTTGGACATTTCCCACCGAGATGTCTGGAGCAGTACGCTAAGGACTGGTTTCTCCCTTTAAAAGATCTCGCtcgtctatttctctctctgtgcagGGTATGTCCACCGAGACAGAAGACGGCACCTTCCTGGGAACCTTCACTTATGACCAGCATGGAGAGCCAATGCAAACCTTCCAACTGCCCGTGAGTCGCGTCATTCAAACTTAGTCAGGGTTTGGCTAGCTAGGTTTAACTTTTGGGGCTTGCTATAGCTGAAATCTGCCACACTCAGTTGAGTTTCTCATGCTAACTCTTTATCcttcctgttctctccctctctctctctctctcagaacccTACCAGGGCCATCTATCGCTATGTGGAGCTGCGCGTTCTGAGTAACTGGGGTCACCTAAAGTACACGTGCGTGTACCGCTTCCGTGTTCACGGACACATGGCCCCATCCTCCACATGAGAAGGGTCCACCCATCTACCCCAACCGCAGACCTCAGAGAGGCTACGCTTTCATGTTCCGTCAACATCATGACGGAACAGTCTAAATAAATCCCTCTATTTTGCAGAATCAGGGTGGTTTCATTCACTGGCTTCTGTCTAATGcgaggtcagaggtcaaagaTCTATagtgattttttgttgttttgctgACCTGGTGGGAGTGAGGGGGATGGGTTTTTCTGAGGTTGaagtttgtgtgcgtgtgtttttgaGCATAGATTGTTTGTTTGCATTTTGTCTGGCCACAGCAGACAGACATTTCAGATTTGTACCTTGAAGGTGTGTGTATAACAGTCCTGCCTGTGTTACTGGACTCTTATTCagttattttcttttcttttatttGTATCTTATACAAAAGTTGAATTATGTTGAGAAAGAACGTTGTTGAATGTATATTTTGCTAGTATCAAGATGTATTGTTAATATATTTTATTGCGATAAGGATGTAATGTGGTTGCAAATAATTATTTTCTGTTGCTCTGAATGACTTCAGAGTCAAAAAAGTTTTGAAGTACCTTGCCAATAGGCATCCTATTGAAGGATGTATGATATGATTTGAGATACAGGCGTTTCCGTTTCCTTACACAATAATACCAAATAGAAAGCAATAGGCAGGCACACACCATGAGCATTGTCTTTACTCAAAAACGCATCTTAGTTTACATGGcttgtcacatttatttatttaaagttACTCTTAACATTTTGCCTTTTTTTTAACAATTCAAATCATTTTGATAGTAGTGAAAGGGCATCCAGGCAATTTCCCATATGCGAGGTACAAATCATAGAAAATAAATGCATATTTATTTTGTCTTGAGTAACTCCTCTCAAAAGCAATGAGGCCATTTCAATGTCAGTGAGTCCAAATGTCAGGGTTTCTACTTCCAAACATTTGTAAATGGTACAAAAGTAACCTACTCATTGCTATTGTATGATTTAAATAATCAGAATGTTTTTAGGAGTCATATGTAATTTTCTTTACATTTACAGTATTATTGATTTTAACATTTGCAGTAGTGGTACAGACTAATAAAAGACGGATTGTAAGAAAATAATAATATGATTTGCTATCAATAGCACTTTGAGGTATTTGTTTTGATCTGAAGTTACAACTCCGGGTCAATTTCTGTTTACTTACGTTCTGTTGAATTGGACAAAGAATGTCTCCGTAGGAATGCAATTAAATTCCTGAAATGActggcaaagtagaaataatgtgTATGACACCTTTCTACTCttttaaaatacaattttttttgttgTATGTTATTTTTATGCAATAGTTATTTGAAAGCGAGGCATCTTAACAGGTATTTCAGATATTTAGAATTGGGTTTTCAAAGAAAATACTTAGCTAGGTGTGTGTTCAATTGGCACAAGACAggatctttattttttttttaacagtacGAGTAAAAAATGTTGGTAGTACCTGAACTTGTTCCATAAAAAAATGCTCAATTattttgttgcaaaacattttgctacattgtGCTCAACGGAACATGGCCCAGGTGAACGTAATagtcatatttattttatttaatcatgTGCATATCATACATAATTTAATTAGGgtcattgtattttttttaatttatctTTAATCAGTGGTCCAACTTTTATTTCATTGATTTGTTATTGAGGATGCATCAATATTGTAGCATGTAATTAATGCAGGCTAATATAATGAGACAGCAGAAGTCTTCCTTTCGACTGTTATAGCCGGGGGTGCTGGCCTGTGGTAGAATAAGGTTAAGAGTGACATTGAGGTGACTAATAAAACTTTACTTTTGCTTTTACCTCCTGATTATTTTCACTGCAATCGCTCAGCAATTCGATGCATTCattgattatatatatacacattttgaaaagattatattttattttgttataGTTAAGTACTATGGTGCTTAGGTTTTATACACACCATCGCCTTAAATCACAGGGATTCACATGGAGTTATGTCACTATACTCTCTGaaatgtgcacttgttcactttcTATCAGGGATTGCTTTAAAAAAAGGATCATCTGGAATTGTTACATCCCTTTTTGGACTTTAAAATTAACTAGATGGTCCCAGCTAACCATAATGATAGATTTGTTTCACTGATGGTGTTGATAGTGTCCATGTGCTTGTGTGTCCTGAcagttatttttaataaatttgcaaaaggttctaaaaacctgtttttgctttgtcattatgaggtattgtgtgtaggttgatgaggggaaaaaactatttaatacattttagaataaggctgtaacgtaacaaaatgtggaaaaagtcaaggggtctgaataatttcctaatgcactgtattcataggtttgttgaataggaaatacatcataTTTAATATTTtgtatcatatttgtactgtgtacttgagcttgtgtccttgaaagtgactacacctcagcaatttataactatAAAGTTGAGATTTTAaccagcattactagttattgtttatggcctgctcgtgataaataattactttggGGATTACTTcgattacatttagttacatttaatAAGAAGTGAAAGCCCTGTAACCTTATTGGACCCTGATCCAATGATTGACAGGAGTGATGACCAATAGGACTGAGTTTTCACCAATAACATTATTACCAGGGTGGCTGTATGGATACAGTTTCTCTGTAAAGTTGCAGCCAATGAAAGAGTAGATATCAGATCTGGCCTCCACATTATAGAAGGAGACCTGACCCTCCTCATGATCCACAAACACCCCCAATTTCTGAGGCTTCTCATCCAGAAAGAGGTGAGTAACGGGAGTGGTAAAGGCCTCATATTTATCTCTATTCCTCAGTCCCACATTCCAGTAGCCATCCAGTCAACACAAACTCCTTCCTGTTGATGGACTCTCTGGCCACTTAACTCCCAgtaagtcccccccccccccccccccccacttctacaTTAAACCTCTGGGTTGTCAGGGAGATTCTGTGTTCTGCTTCCAATCTCACTTGTTTCCTGTCCTCGGGCATGATCAGTTGAAGATTTGCTGTATCAGGGTCCAGAGTCACAGCCACTGCATCCTCTTCAgctatttatgtatttattgtcTCCTCCAGTTGAGACAGCTCTCACCATACACAGCTTACTGTAAACACTGATCTCATACCAGCCCTTGGTAAGTGTAGGGAGGTACAGCGATAGGGAGCTTTGGTGGAGGTGGTTATCAGTATGCGAGAGCTGCTTCAGGTCAGTGTGTCTCCTACATAGATCAGTGATTCCCTGCTCCAGGTCTTTGATCAGCTCTAAATCCCATTTCTCGGCTGCTTCCTGCCACTGGTTTTCTGAGAAAATGataattttttacaattttccttgttggacataaaagactgtaaaattaCCAGGAAATCACCTTCAAGTGATTTACATTTTGTaagtctgttcccaagtattcccgcACATAATAGAGACACATgattagggctgttacggtgacagTATTACCGGCAGTCACCAGCTCTGAttagctctgatgctgctgatggtcattagtagcctaccaaacttgctaactgcctggatCTCAGCATTCTATTgttcctctaatcactctgacatcaatgcaaatgtattcaaaaatctaatcaaacacttcatgagagcccatcacaactaaagtggccaaataacttcttaaaatgaagcacattaatcaactttacaactggtgtagagcctaactggcatacacaCACTAAGCAGCGactgagtttcaagtttggggaagatcattttctcCATAAATATGcacttttataataaaagcattacatgcataatcgcatttgcggtcacttttgagaacGCCGGTTTCCCGCTAATTTAtggcattttggaacatttgcgcttatagcctactgctgtgtgcgcattgctgcgctgaTAATGttaagaaatagcctaatagttgtgtccccgatgtgtctgtcttcacttgtagcctgtgagaaagacctgatcatatgacgggcattggctaataatAATTGAGCTACCTGAgtgagccatgtgagtgagaggtgctttggcGCACGCAGCCGGGAAAGGCatagattttctttttttttggggggggggggggcattacaGCCACACAATGGGAATGCCATCgggaaattcaaggcattatcaagtgcttgtcaaattgtgaatgagagactaatgaagtgtgtgcagcttgAACAaataacaaagcagagctcatgcctttcaagcgacttttttcaaatcatcattagagtcgcatgaTGCATATGATGTCATGACTGTCCAGTGAGGTTCAGAATGGGTCAGATCAGACTGGCAGGGATGACAgtaaccaggtctctctctctcgcccacggggggggggggggggggttctggatgGTCAACAGTTCACACCTTGATGGAAATTACAGGAGAAGGAGACTTTCTTTCCCCCTCCCGTATTTAACCGAAGGAATGTTCTTTGTTAACAGACATTTTCCCGCCGAAACTCTAACATAGTCAAAcgtgaatactggaacaataattCTAACATAAGAGTGTGGGGGAGTGGTCAGTTGGGAGCTATAGAAAACTAATGTCATATTGgtttttattttgtgatgtcataaaaATTGGATGgatgaaatactgtaacttggaaagtatatccCCTTTATCagtcaagtttccatccaatacgTTATGCTATAATgtacaaaaattacattatttttgttaggaatgtgattttaggagtTATAGGAGTTAACTTGCAATCATGTCCTTCGCACAGTAAGTAGCCATGCCCCGAGTGAGGTCAGAAGAGCGTGTCAGCCCGATGGAACTTTACTTTTCGACCAGTGCTTAAAAAAGCCTGGTTAAAAATGAACATTTCAGACCAGAACATTGCCAGGTTGCAGCTGTGCGTGTAAAGTGGTGCGTGTGGACCATGttcattccttagtgatgtggacacccgaggaacttgaagctctcgacccgctccactacagtctTGTCAATGTGGATGGAGGCGTGCTCGgacctccgtttcctgtagtccatgatcagctcctttgtcttactgacATTTAGGGAGatattgttgtcctggcaccacactgccaggtcattgACCTCTCTATAGGCggtctcatcgtcgtcggtgatctgGCCTaacaccgtcgtgtcgtcagcacgttgtggatgaacagggagtacaggagaggactaagcacaCACTCCTGAGatgccccagtgttaaggatcagcgtggcggaggtgttgttgcatAACCTCAGCGCCTGGGGGCgccccatcaggaagtccaagatccagttgcagagggaggtgttcaatcCCAGGTTCCTGAGTTTAGTGaagagcttggagggcactatggtgttgaacactgagctgtagtcaatgaacagcattcttacatactgtaggtgttcctcttgtccaggtgggagagggcagtgtagagtgcaatagagattacgtcgtctgtggatctgttggggcggtatgcgaattggagtgggtccagcgtgtctgggattatggtgttgttgtgagccatgaccagcctttcaaagcttttcatggctacagatgtgagcgctagtcatttagacaggttaccttggccgAGTTGTGTCTGTTGTTCAGGCTAACAtgttcccacctgatctcgcctcctcccGCCCGCCTTTCCAGAAAAACCCTTTGACCTGACcagaaaataataaaaacctcTATTGATAATTGATTATGATTGTTTCTTCTGGATTGATCATGTATTAAAGCCATGGAATGCCTCCGTTTCTCTTAGCATTAAAATAAGTGACTTCTTTGTATTTTACTGTTACCATGTCTTGTGCTAGAAACTTTTTTAAGCTTCGGAAGAATAAAGAAAAAGAAGCAGTATTGTATATCTCAATAATCCAATAATAAGAATAATCCAAAGGCAATAATCCAACAAAATGTTTTACTAACGTTCAGCTGCCATACAGGAGCATTAAAAACAACATATAAAAATGAAAATGTTCAATTTCGAGGACATAGCTCATGGAAAAGAGGTTTGGGATATTGCATAAACTACAGTGCAGATACTGAGGAAATCTGAGACATGTCCGGTGTTGGCTCGTTTGGTCAATGTTTGGGGTCAGCTCATGAGTATGAACTCTATTGGTTGATTTTCCTATTGAGTTGTGAATCAAACAGCCTCTTATCACAAGTGTCTTTTTTTACCATTCACAGAGACCATGTGTGTGGAGCTTCCCAGGGGATGTGGGGCCTTGGTAACCAGGGCAACAGTTCATCTCCCATTCTTCTCGGGACATTGGACCCTATAGCCCACCCTGTAAGCTTGCAGATACACACGCGCCTGGTTGATCCTGCAACCACAGAGAACAGTCAGACTGAGGGATAGTGtgtgtagtgcagtatgtctgagTGATGGTTTGGTTGTGTGTTATATaaaggagtgagtgagtgagcgagcgagcgagcgtgcgtgcgtgcgtccaaGTGTGTGAAATCTGTCACCTGTACTTGGTGCAGAGCTGAACTCCCAGGGGTCCACAGCGGTCAACGTAACTCTCCCTCACACCCTTCCTGACGGCACGGGCCATACTGACCACAGTAGTGACCACAGGACACGTCCTgatcaacacacacaaacaaacagagaaaaacTCAGGCCGGGATTCATTCAAAGGCGTGCTGCAGCGCTGCGCGCTACACTGCCGACAAATAAGGAATGCCGTGCAGCTTGTTGGTGCTGGGTTGGCTGGTTGGTACTCACAGCCTCTCACAGCGGATCCCGGCCGTGCCCTCTGGACAGATGCACTTGTTGTGAGGACTACAGGTGGCACCGTGTTGACAAGGGGGCACACAGGGGGTGGTCACCGctacagacacaacacacacacatctagatGTATTATTCTCACACAGAGTCACCTGCGTCATACTGTACAagcacattaacacacacatccCTGTCTGTCTTTCACACGCAGGCATGTGCACGCACGTGCACGcacttacacacacgcacacactcacctGTCTCACAGAGACTCCCAGTAAAGTCACTGGCACAACGACATCTGTTGAGGCCCACACACACGCCACCATTTTTACAGGGCTTTTGGCACTGCACAGGCTCTGGgtggaaaacacacacagtgagtgatGCCTTCACATTGTAGTACTGAGATACAGTACtttcaccactagagggcagcatATCCTTATCTTATTTACCTATCTGGCAGCGAGCGCCTTGCCATCCTCCGACACACGTGCATTTGTTGACATCTACGCACCTCCCTCCGTTCTGACAGGCTGGTGTGCACAGagctagaacacacacacacaccacacaccacacacagacacacacgtcacacacagacacatatatatGTAAAATGTGTGACTGTAAgtagctttggataaaagcgtctgctaaatggcatattattattatactgtatatttgtGGCACGGAAATtcttttaaaaaaattaaatatagcACGTTACaaacaatgttccctctaaactgcacAGAGAAGCACAAgactgaacttcactcaactttcaaGAGTTTTCCCTCTTAGTTAACACTACCAACGTTTCAgcacaatattagccactttcaatacAACATacccgaaacaaaacaaactatgcaagacttagtaaGCAAAACGAACTAAGTAAGTACTTTTGTTGTAGGCAGACGGCATCGGAGTGGGATGCTATTGCCTTGACACTAACAACTCAGCCCCTTTTTTCGTTTTTGTACTTttcacccctttttctccccaattggtagttacagtcttgtcccatccctGCAACTCTGGTAAGGACTCGAGagaagcgaaggtcgagagccatgcttcctctgaaacacgaccctgccaagtcgcaccgcttcttgacacactgctcgcttaacccagaagccagccgcaccaacgtgtcggaggaaacaacgtacaactggcgaccgaagtcagcgcgtatgcgcccggcctgccacaaggagttgctagattgCGATGGGACGAGGACATCCTGGCCAGCCAAACCCTTCCCTTATCCGGACGACATACAGACaggctgggcaaattgtgcgccacctcatgggtctcccggtcgcggccggctgtgacacagcctaagatcaaacccgggtctgtagtgacgcctcaagcactgcgatgcagtgcctcagaccgctgtgccactcgggaggccaaacTCAGCccctactctacacagaccggtgcagcataaccaatcagagctgaaGTAGgcatatatgcaaatagaccattgccatatatggatctgtgccattcaatTTGAAGAGGACTGTGTtgggggcagtgttgtattttgatacGATCTTGaataagccaataggcagagggtatcatcatttgtctgattctctgtaataatggtattggaataataatgcattttattttgtaaagtggtttcttgcatcaaacaacacaacattttcagtcacctccttgtctgaaggacaagtggataaaaaggttaatgtcaagccctgcatgtttttttctaaagtctcatggaatgtagaacctacattgaacaccacacattttcTGCTacagtaggctgaatgatagaacagctatttccatgttaaaatgttatgggatgcattttctccattgtttttgacgGTAGGACACTCTGGTAGAccaacattatgatcaaatagccacagtagcctacttgaccactgtctgaagctgtaacttaaagcgggtaaagcctcagtgttcacagtaaacgcacactggaagttgcacagaattttcaatGTTCAAGTctgtgctcagcagacctgaaatgtgCTATGTGCCGAAAAAAACAAGACGGAACATTGGACACAAACAGCGCCCCATAAAATGGCACTCATGTGTCCAGTGGTGTTGGTGTGCTGGATGCATTCAGGTAGTTTGTTAGTCTACTTACGCGAGAGGCACTGAGGGCCGGTGTAGTCCGAGGGGCAATGGCAGGTCTCCGGACCCACACAGCGACCACCGTTAGCACAGGGCAGCTCACACACAGCtagggagagtgtgagagagagagcgagagagagcgggggtatagagagagagagtgagagagagaaggggatagagagagagagagaggggggggggggtagagagagaaagagagagagagatgggatagagagagaaagagaggggatagagcgagagggagagagagagggggacaagaaagggggatgagagagaatgggagggaggaagagagatggagggagatgaaAAGTGCCACAGTATGTGTCAGGGTGGGGGACTGACATTGGCTACGtctgaaatggtaccctattcccttatatagtgcactacttttgaccagagccctgtacagggaataaggtgccattccAGATGCAGCCAGCGTGACGGGGACAGTGTACCTGTGTGACAGCCAGTCCCCGTCCAGCCAGGTGGGCAGAGACACATGTTCCAGCGCATACATGTTCCTCCATGGGCACAGGGCGGGGAGCACATGGctgaaacacacaacaacacaacaaacatGTTATTCACGTCAT
Protein-coding sequences here:
- the LOC115158027 gene encoding SUN domain-containing protein 2 isoform X1; protein product: MFPLVKRTCDDMSRRSMRLVLGGYYNQSSEDDESSSVSYRESPVRLFTKRKRGGHKVASSRTSSRANSVASTASTMEPPINAEDYIVVSSLVQRRKTFLEPPSVAPAPAPSLNLAPSPKGFPSCQTSLNQAQSQSSAVDSSGYSSSEARRFKGYSGYTSLYGHRASASQSSGANRKSASASWTPLFVPAGVGKAILIAFLLLLLTFGCWHLAPLVWSTVTPTMTLHQPVITPTPPPVFSLPPKAMDGASVFNSALEAKMNTILTEIETLKKKDHQQKFGTEMVERLQTDLTDVRTDIRNVRVRVDSVDPLDWKRRLSQQTAGFSSQVDDLKEQHTHVRARVAALEDQTATLQQQVYSVQNQPPPEPSPTKANAHLTTELKEAMAKWLHENVPQNEPRIVKEIVKDCSPPLADRMPDFALESQGASVVSTRCSETYRTRSACVTFLGIPLWYPSESPRTVIQGQPVQAGKCWAFHGAQGTLVIALSHPARITHVTLEHLPVSSAPTGRINSAPKAFSVYGMSTETEDGTFLGTFTYDQHGEPMQTFQLPNPTRAIYRYVELRVLSNWGHLKYTCVYRFRVHGHMAPSST
- the LOC115158027 gene encoding SUN domain-containing protein 2 isoform X2, translated to MSRRSMRLVLGGYYNQSSEDDESSSVSYRESPVRLFTKRKRGGHKVASSRTSSRANSVASTASTMEPPINAEDYIVVSSLVQRRKTFLEPPSVAPAPAPSLNLAPSPKGFPSCQTSLNQAQSQSSAVDSSGYSSSEARRFKGYSGYTSLYGHRASASQSSGANRKSASASWTPLFVPAGVGKAILIAFLLLLLTFGCWHLAPLVWSTVTPTMTLHQPVITPTPPPVFSLPPKAMDGASVFNSALEAKMNTILTEIETLKKKDHQQKFGTEMVERLQTDLTDVRTDIRNVRVRVDSVDPLDWKRRLSQQTAGFSSQVDDLKEQHTHVRARVAALEDQTATLQQQVYSVQNQPPPEPSPTKANAHLTTELKEAMAKWLHENVPQNEPRIVKEIVKDCSPPLADRMPDFALESQGASVVSTRCSETYRTRSACVTFLGIPLWYPSESPRTVIQGQPVQAGKCWAFHGAQGTLVIALSHPARITHVTLEHLPVSSAPTGRINSAPKAFSVYGMSTETEDGTFLGTFTYDQHGEPMQTFQLPNPTRAIYRYVELRVLSNWGHLKYTCVYRFRVHGHMAPSST